Proteins encoded in a region of the Phoenix dactylifera cultivar Barhee BC4 chromosome 3, palm_55x_up_171113_PBpolish2nd_filt_p, whole genome shotgun sequence genome:
- the LOC103702145 gene encoding transmembrane protein 87B-like produces MRRGELRPLFPDLGFLLGFLLLATAPCDVFASIHEYSNEPFVPRSNSFFFHGGSEGLYASEVNLSSPNSDGKSFIRFESVTFRRTKESASRHHDMQQNTGLIEAILVEIQDRDKIGGTYFNSDAICCTPDLHEEISCKVGEVIIRPNPDNPDWPKRIQTFFDGRNEEATMMTQTAFINSTGMYYLYFMFCDPQLKGTVITGRTVWRNPQGYLPGKMAPLMTFYGFMSLAYLLLGLMWFLQFTRFWKDILHLHYHITAVIALGMCEMAFWYFEYANFNSTGARPMGITLWAVSFTAVKKTVSRLLLLVVSMGYGVVRPTLGGITFKVALLGVIYFVASEALELVEHLGNINDFAGKARLFLVLPVAVLDATFIVWIFSSLSKTLEKLQLRRSIAKLELYRKFTNSLAISVLLSVAWIGYELYFNATDPLSELWQRAWIIPAFWTVLSYALLAIICILWAPSQNPTRYAYSEDISDDFDEEGVSLTGSGAKGIGDMVNRKTADHVFGLGDDLEEDKRE; encoded by the exons ATGCGTCGCGGAGAGCTTCGCCCCCTCTTCCCCGATCTAGGGTTTTTGCTAGGGTTTCTTCTCCTCGCCACCGCCCCCTGCGATGTCTTCGCCTCGATTCACGAGTACTCCAACGAACCCTTCGTTCCCCGTTCCAATTCCTTCTTTTTCCACGGTGGCAGCGAGGGCCTCTACGCCTCCGAAGTCAATCTCAGCTCCCCCAACTCCGATGGCAAATCCTTCATCCG GTTTGAATCTGTAACTTTCCGCCGAACGAAAGAGTCAGCATCACGGCATCATGATATGCAACAGAATACAGGATTGATAGAAGCTATACTTGTTGAGATTCAAGACAGGGATAAGATTGGTGGTACATATTTTAACTCTGATGCTATATGCTGTACCCCTGATCTACATGAAGAGATATCTTGTAAAGTAGGGGAAGTAATTATTCGTCCAAATCCTGATAACCCAGACTGGCCGAAACGAATTCAGACATTTTTTGATGGGAGAAATGAAGAGGCAACTATGATGACCCAAACTGCTTTCATAAACAGCACTGGAATGTACTACCTTTACTTCATGTTTTGTGATCCACAACTTAAGGGCACTGTAATCACAGGTAGAACTGTTTGGAGAAATCCACAAGGCTATCTTCCTGGAAAAATGGCACCATTAATGACATTCTATGGTTTCATGTCATTGGCATATCTTTTGCTTGGTCTTATGTGGTTTCTCCAATTTACACGATTTTGGAAAGATATATTGCATCTTCATTACCATATCACAGCTGTAATTGCTCTAGGCATGTGTGAAATGGCTTTCTGGTATTTTGAGTATGCGAACTTTAATTCTACTGGAGCCAGACCTATGGGCATAACCCTATGGGCGGTCAGTTTTACTGCTGTCAAAAAGACTGTATCTCGCCTTCTTCTTTTAGTAGTTTCTATGGGTTATGGTGTTGTACGACCAACATTGGGTGGGATAACTTTCAAGGTCGCTCTTCTTGGTGTAATATATTTTGTTGCTTCAGAGGCACTTGAACTTGTTGAGCATTTGGGAAATATCAATGACTTTGCTGGAAAAGCCAGACTGTTTCTAGTGCTTCCTGTGGCTGTCTTGGATGCAACCTTCATTGTGTGGATATTTTCATCTCTATCGAAAACTCTAGAAAAGCTTCAG TTGCGGAGAAGTATTGCCAAACTTGAGCTGTATCGGAAGTTCACAAACTCCCTGGCGATATCTGTGCTTCTCTCTGTTGCCTGGATTGGCTATGAG CTATATTTCAATGCAACGGATCCATTAAGTGAGCTGTGGCAAAGGGCTTGGATCATCCCTGCTTTTTGGACTGTCCTCTCCTATGCACTTCTTGCAATTATCTGCATCCTCTGGGCCCCATCACAAAACCCAACTAG ATATGCATATTCTGAGGATATAAGTGATGACTTTGATGAGGAGGGAGTTTCACTCACAGGCAGCGGCGCCAAGGGAATCGGAGATATGGTGAATAGGAAAACTGCAGATCATGTATTTGGGCTGGGAGATGACCTTGAGGAGGATAAACGAGAGTGA
- the LOC103702147 gene encoding uncharacterized protein LOC103702147 produces the protein MDAVHRLTIFSSYPSLPFNHKPDSSFHPPVTTSNAPPSFVAARPPRPLTHRISTAWTRSGKPDSRASENRIQEEDPGPSKEGEDAARGGKEEQEEEELEGLEEEAMAGRDEGRAPTDYDRRAHIFSESSRIFRALKDRNGRPTTADSKNHRTE, from the coding sequence ATGGATGCTGTTCACCGTTTAACGATCTTCTCCTCCTACCCTTCTCTCCCATTTAACCACAAACCCGATTCATCCTTTCATCCTCCAGTCACTACGTCGAACGCCCCTCCTTCGTTCGTGGCCGCGCGGCCGCCGCGGCCGCTGACGCACCGGATCAGCACGGCGTGGACGCGGAGCGGGAAGCCGGATTCCAGAGCGAGCGAAAATCGGATCCAAGAAGAGGATCCGGGACCCTCGAAGGAGGGAGAGGACGCTGCCCGCGGCGGGAAAgaggagcaggaggaggaagagttggagggattggaggaggaggcgatGGCGGGGAGGGACGAGGGGCGGGCGCCCACCGACTACGACCGGCGGGCCCACATCTTCTCCGAGAGCTCTCGGATCTTCCGGGCGCTCAAGGACCGCAACGGCCGGCCCACCACCGCCGATAGCAAGAATCACCGTACCGAATAA
- the LOC103702144 gene encoding uncharacterized protein LOC103702144 — MDLSRYPLDLILMPLSICLTAGYHAYLWHASNAKNPVSNVGLSMKRRKAWAQTIVDDNNKKGILGVQSLRNSLMSAILSASIAILISTSLAALSNNAYNSRLLLRHAVFGSQTGPTVALKFASSSLLLLFSFLCSSMAVWCLVEANFLINAPGELFQGQAQRMLKRGWVLGLVGSRALYVTLSILLWSFGPVPVALSSVALVWVFYNLDFINGIGSKEVLS, encoded by the exons ATGGATTTGAGTAGGTATCCTTTGGATCTCATTCTGATGCCCTTGAGCATCTGCCTCACAGCAGGCTACCATGCCTACCTCTGGCACGCCTCCAATGCCAAAAACCCGGTCTCAAACGTTGGACTCAGCATGAAAAGGAGAAAAGCATGGGCTCAAACTATAGTCGAC GACAACAACAAGAAGGGCATTCTCGGCGTCCAAAGCTTACGGAATTCCCTCATGTCGGCGATACTATCCGCGTCGATAGCCATTCTAATCAGCACCTCCTTGGCTGCTCTGTCTAACAATGCATATAATTCGCGCCTTCTCCTTCGGCATGCAGTCTTTGGGTCACAAACGGGGCCTACCGTAGCTCTTAAGTTTGCTTCATCTTCGCTCCTCTTGTTGTTCAGCTTCCTGTGTAGCTCCATGGCGGTGTGGTGCCTTGTTGAGGCCAATTTCCTCATCAATGCTCCAGGGGAGTTATTCCAGGGGCAGGCACAGAGGATGCTGAAGAGGGGGTGGGTTTTAGGCCTTGTGGGGAGTCGTGCGCTCTATGTCACGCTTTCCATTTTGCTGTGGTCGTTTGGCCCTGTGCCCGTGGCTCTGTCCTCGGTAGCTTTGGTTTGGGTGTTTTATAACCTTGATTTCATCAATGGTATTGGATCCAAGGAAGTCCTCTCTTAA
- the LOC103702146 gene encoding high mobility group B protein 6-like: METPAAGTPGTLSLPRRKPFQPKNSNASPSPASLPKPKPIRISPLITGETDKENRAIHVAGIGPLEASLAEELEAIRRRRYRLRVERGKTERMLRERDRVLEAAMREWERRECEQRRVELELQRLTRLKELEASCMRFTPVRSLRAREEEKRSTEAQSQGLSCAAQDNEATESLSSQEKEAEN; the protein is encoded by the exons ATGGAGACTCCGGCCGCCGGAACCCCGGGAACCCTGTCGCTTCCCCGGAGGAAGCCCTTCCAGCCCAAGAATTCTAACGCGAGTCCGTCGCCCGCGAGCCTTCCGAAGCCGAAACCGATCCGGATCTCGCCGTTGATCACGGGGGAGACGGACAAGGAGAACCGTGCGATCCACGTGGCGGGGATTGGGCCGCTGGAGGCATCGCTCGCGGAGGAGTTGGAGGCGATCCGGAGGAGGAGGTATAGGCTCCGGGTGGAGAGGGGGAAGACGGAGAGAATGCTGAGAGAGAGGGATCGAGTGTTGGAGGCGGCGATGAGGGAGTGGGAGAGGAGAGAGTGCGAGCAGAGGAGGGTGGAGTTGGAGCTCCAGAGGTTGACAAGACTCAAGGAGCTGGAAGCCTCTTGTATG AGATTTACTCCAGTCAGGTCTCTTAGagctagagaagaagagaagaggagcacCGAAGCTCAATCACAG GGATTGAGCTGTGCAGCACAAGATAATGAAGCCACAGAATCATTGTCATCCCAGGAAAAAGAAGCTGAGAACTAG